A single region of the Enterococcus mundtii genome encodes:
- a CDS encoding AraC family transcriptional regulator, with amino-acid sequence MEKAIFLKKEHQSISQELYFDFCGFSKTLPFHSFGPAIRQDYILHIVMEGKGVYRVKDQQYQLKKGDLFLIRPGDSTFYLADGEDPWVYCWISFGGAVADKIIQHSLFKDDQYTMVSSEIARYVEIILACMNYSTKNLVDELQLNALTYQLLALLLEDGGYVHLGEQKSYSALAVDAVQYIEEHYSERLTVEEIAKKLSVNRSHLSRVFKNHMGISIKEYMIGVRINRAAFLLSLTEESVEAIAYQVGFNSLVVFSRMFKKFTGETATNYRRRMNNEKIKGVSAEQLKKQLEEQAIISWAT; translated from the coding sequence ATGGAAAAAGCGATTTTTTTGAAAAAAGAACATCAATCCATCTCACAAGAACTATACTTTGACTTTTGCGGTTTTTCTAAAACATTGCCCTTTCATTCATTTGGACCAGCTATTCGTCAAGATTATATTTTGCATATCGTGATGGAAGGAAAAGGAGTCTATCGCGTAAAAGATCAGCAATATCAATTAAAAAAAGGTGATCTTTTTTTGATTAGACCGGGTGATTCTACTTTTTATTTGGCGGATGGTGAAGATCCTTGGGTCTACTGTTGGATTTCCTTCGGTGGGGCAGTAGCCGATAAAATCATTCAACATTCTTTATTCAAAGATGATCAATACACGATGGTTTCTTCAGAAATTGCTAGATATGTGGAGATTATCTTGGCATGTATGAATTACTCGACAAAAAATCTAGTCGATGAGCTGCAATTAAATGCGTTGACGTATCAATTGCTCGCGCTCTTATTAGAAGATGGTGGCTATGTTCATTTAGGAGAACAAAAAAGTTATTCAGCCCTCGCTGTTGATGCGGTACAGTATATCGAAGAACATTACAGCGAGCGTTTGACTGTTGAGGAGATCGCAAAAAAATTATCCGTTAACCGAAGTCATCTCTCTCGTGTGTTCAAAAATCATATGGGGATCAGTATCAAAGAATATATGATTGGTGTTCGCATCAATCGGGCAGCGTTTCTCTTATCTCTGACGGAAGAATCCGTTGAAGCAATCGCTTATCAAGTCGGCTTCAATAGTTTGGTCGTATTTAGCCGCATGTTCAAGAAATTCACTGGTGAGACGGCGACAAACTATCGTAGACGAATGAATAACGAAAAGATCAAAGGAGTTTCCGCAGAACAATTAAAAAAGCAATTAGAAGAACAAGCCATCATTTCTTGGGCGACCTAA
- a CDS encoding aldose epimerase family protein, with amino-acid sequence MDITKKTFGQSAHLITLTNQQGTTLAVTDLGARIVSLTFMGRELILGFDSAEEYLEKDAFIGATIGRTAGRIDAGKFTLDGQTYQLPVDPATGHSLHGSTPSFEEKIWQYEIIDGEQEATVVFTTTSPDKERGFPGNLSVEVRYTLTEDNIWRVTTKAVSDQLTLFNPTNHVYFNLSGDVTQPIDDHTLWVNSQTFAALRPDSIPTGEQIEVTGTPFDFQTPTKLTTVFTSDFPQKELFDGIDHPFFLKDTGLDKTAASLLSPDETIKVSVRTDASSIVIFTANFGEDTPEMRGQRLANHGGITFETQIAPGAERYPSFGDISLVPETPFETITEFKLEAREEQDR; translated from the coding sequence ATGGACATTACTAAAAAAACATTTGGACAATCTGCACATTTAATTACTTTAACCAATCAACAGGGTACGACCCTCGCTGTTACCGATTTAGGCGCACGGATCGTCAGTTTGACATTCATGGGTAGAGAGTTGATTCTAGGTTTTGATTCAGCAGAAGAGTATCTCGAAAAAGATGCCTTTATCGGAGCAACGATCGGACGAACTGCTGGGCGGATCGATGCAGGCAAATTCACCCTCGACGGCCAGACGTATCAACTACCTGTCGATCCTGCAACTGGTCACTCCTTACATGGCAGTACGCCAAGTTTTGAAGAAAAAATCTGGCAATACGAAATCATTGATGGCGAACAAGAAGCCACTGTGGTCTTTACCACGACTAGTCCCGACAAAGAGCGTGGTTTTCCAGGGAATTTATCCGTAGAAGTTCGCTATACCCTTACAGAAGATAATATTTGGCGTGTCACAACGAAAGCAGTCAGTGATCAATTGACACTATTCAACCCAACCAATCATGTTTATTTCAACTTGAGTGGTGATGTGACGCAACCAATCGATGACCATACTTTGTGGGTCAACAGTCAAACCTTTGCTGCTTTACGACCAGATAGCATTCCGACAGGTGAACAAATAGAAGTGACTGGAACACCGTTTGATTTTCAAACACCAACAAAACTAACGACTGTTTTCACCAGTGACTTTCCACAAAAAGAATTATTTGATGGAATCGATCATCCGTTCTTCTTAAAGGACACAGGCTTAGATAAAACGGCCGCTTCTCTTTTAAGTCCAGATGAAACAATCAAAGTCAGTGTCAGGACGGATGCATCGAGTATCGTCATTTTCACTGCCAACTTTGGGGAAGATACACCTGAAATGCGCGGGCAACGTTTAGCGAACCATGGCGGCATCACTTTTGAAACACAAATCGCTCCAGGAGCAGAACGTTACCCTTCTTTCGGCGACATATCTTTGGTACCGGAAACACCATTTGAGACGATTACAGAATTCAAACTTGAAGCAAGAGAGGAACAAGACAGATGA
- a CDS encoding NAD(P)H-dependent oxidoreductase — MKTLIIVSHPTIDTSLNQQFFKEASSQLSTTWHHLEACYPDGEIDLQAELALLKEHDRIIFQFPFYWYSAPAHLKMWQYQVLEAATAVLSGKELGIVLTTGVSEKEYQAGGKEEYTISEYLRPYQRIAHKFQMTFLPPFVLAQFMYLTQEQRFERLISYQQYLTLVEKPSLINRIDWFIERFAQNERIKEKAPMKQQMIETMLEEAKENIEDLTFILQEMKGKTL, encoded by the coding sequence ATGAAAACATTGATTATTGTCAGCCATCCGACAATTGACACATCGTTGAACCAACAGTTTTTTAAAGAAGCATCCAGCCAGCTATCGACTACTTGGCATCATCTAGAAGCTTGTTATCCAGATGGGGAAATTGATCTTCAAGCAGAACTTGCTTTATTGAAAGAGCATGACCGGATCATCTTCCAATTTCCTTTCTATTGGTATAGCGCGCCAGCCCATTTGAAAATGTGGCAATACCAAGTGTTAGAAGCGGCAACAGCAGTCTTATCAGGTAAAGAATTAGGGATCGTCTTAACAACCGGCGTGAGTGAAAAAGAATACCAAGCAGGTGGGAAAGAAGAGTATACGATCTCGGAGTATTTGCGTCCGTATCAACGAATTGCCCATAAATTCCAGATGACCTTTTTGCCTCCGTTTGTTTTAGCACAGTTCATGTACTTAACTCAAGAACAACGGTTTGAACGCCTGATCAGTTATCAGCAATATCTCACATTAGTCGAAAAACCTTCACTGATCAATCGGATCGATTGGTTTATCGAACGATTTGCACAAAATGAACGCATCAAGGAAAAAGCACCGATGAAGCAGCAGATGATCGAAACGATGTTAGAAGAAGCCAAAGAAAATATTGAAGATCTGACATTTATACTACAAGAGATGAAAGGAAAGACCTTATAA